The Alnus glutinosa chromosome 1, dhAlnGlut1.1, whole genome shotgun sequence region atttttaattataaacttTACTAGAAATATTATGCATTAGAtatgaaaaacttttttaaaaaaataaaagaataagaaattaatgaatattaaaaTGAATCTGTAGAGGCAAATTTCTTACTATCAATATGACGTTGAATctcaaaaggggaaaaaaataatcttttaaataaaaataaataaataacttgtaaataataatttttttactagTCAAACAGCCAAACATAGAGCCGGCCCTGCACGCCCCACGCCCCACGCCCCCCACCCCCCAAGTTATAatctgagaaaaaaataaaaaataaataaataaattagcatcTAATAAGTCAAAGTTTCCTTAATTAGAGCCACTATAATACTATATAGTCTTCAAGCATGCATGTTGCGTAGCTACGACGGCCACGTGCACGCTTCCTCtcttaaaagataaataaattaaataacaagggaagggaaggggtCTTTAAGTAGTTAATTAGCTAGCGTTCTTGTATTCCATGATCTAATTAGCGTTTTGATTAAAGGCCAAGTAACAATATGCAATAGGCGATCTACGGTCGGTTTAGCTTTAAACAAGTAAGTTTcattacctttttcttttttcttttttttaattattattatttttctctcttctctaacATGCTAGATGTATTTGGAATAGAGAGACTTGTACAAATTGCTTAGAACATGAGGCCGGTCGATGGAGTTGATCTTGTCTCCATTCGTATTCATGGAAAGCTTGCTGGCTTGATTCCAAATGTTTCGGAGTGTTGTATATTTAAAGTGCATACCCAGTTACGCAAGGTAAATGAGAAGGCATACGATCCTGTAATGGTCGCCATCGGTCCTTACCACCGTGGCAAGGACGACTTAAGGCTTATGGAAGATCACAAATTGCGCTATTTACAATTACTACTTCAAAGGAGAAACGAAAGTAGTGTAGAAACATACATTAAGGCCATTAGAGAATTGGAAGGAAGAGCTCGTAGATACTATGCAGAACCCATTAGCCTAACCACTGATGAGTTCGTAGAAATGATGCTTCTTGATGGGTGTTTCATCATCGAGCTGTTTCGCAAGTTCGCAAGGACAGATCTAAGAGGTGATCAATGTGATCCAATCTTCCGATTGGACTGGATGTTCTTTAACTTAAAGCGTGATCTACTATTATTCGAAAACCAAATTCCGTTCTTTCTTCTCACTAAATTGTTGGAGATGACTGAGGTTCCTAACCACCAGGACAACCTTATTGATCTAGCTGTGCTTTTCTTCCAAGTCTCATTATTACCATTTGGATACCATATATCTGCATCAAGTCATGAATCTTTCATAGACATCGAGCATCTACTTGCTTTGTTATATAAATCTGTTACTCCACCATCTGTAAAAATTGAAGATACTAAAGAAAAGTTGAATTCAATACCTAGTGCCACAAAACTTCAAGAGGCTGGAGTCAAATTCAAGAAGCTAGAGAATGGTAGCTTCTTTGACATAAAGTTTAACAATGGGGTATTGGAAATTCCGTTTTTTAATATTGATGATGGATTAGAATCTATCTTTCGAAATCTAATTGCATATGAGCAATACAGTCAAAATAATGATCTCAATTACGTCACAAACTATGTGAGCTTCATGCATGATCTAACCAACTCTCCAAAGGATGTTGAATTACTTCGTCAACGAGGAATTATTGAAAATTGGTTGAGTGATGATGGAGCTGTCTCCACCATGTTTAACAACCTTGGTGAGAATGTCATTCTATCCAGCTTCTGTTATGCTAAAATTTTCAGAGATGTGAACAAGCATTGTCAGAGACGTAAGAATGTATGGATGGCAAACTTGAGGCACAAGTATTTCAACGGTCCTTGggctttaattttatttcttgcaGCTGTCTTTTTGCTCTTGCTTGCTTTAATGCAAACCATATTTACCGTTAACGGAAAATAAGTAACAAGTACCTGATCATTTTGTTCCCTTATTTCATATAACATAATTTCTgaataatgtttttgttttccaaAATGAGTTAAATGGCTCCTCAGGAAATCTTGCTGCCAAGCTAGAATCTTGATCTTTGTTGAATTCAAATGTCTATTGTCATGGGAACCCCCTTAATTAGAGGTTGTTTATGAGTTTGTAATAATGCTTGTTCTAGGCATCAATAATATTGGAATCGTTGGCCTATTTTCGATTTTCAAATGAAACTCTCTCTACCTCTCATTCATGCATCTGACACTTCAATTTGTTCATAATTATTACAATTCTATCATTTGGAACCATATATATGAACACTGACATGCTAGtaacatgcttttttttttttttgataagttgcTAGTAacatgcttcttcttcttctttttctttgtttgtgttGAACTTTTTAACAAGGATCTGTAAATTGATctatataaattcattaaattccaaatctttaagttttttttcATAGTTAaatcttaaattattattttcacaaTAAACCAATAATGTAGAAAATGTAAAGAACATACCAAATTTCATAATTCACTTGACCCTCAATCTTAATTAGGTTACATAAAATGACGAAGAAGTTGCATAAATTTGTAGGGTAGAAAAATGATcagtttctttctttaattataCCTCCACTTTCCATCAAAGGAGGAGTTCAATAGGTATCACTTCTctttttgaccaaaaaaaaactgaaatgagtgaaaaagaaaaggattaaATGTAATAGTATCCAATGAAATCATATGTACCATGTTATATACGTTACTCCATTCATACTACTATTTATACCATTATGCTACAGTTCTTTTGCAAATTTTAATGATTGTTGCATTGCCCTAAACCCTCCAAACGAGTTTATACGACTGGTCAG contains the following coding sequences:
- the LOC133858652 gene encoding UPF0481 protein At3g47200-like; translated protein: MRPVDGVDLVSIRIHGKLAGLIPNVSECCIFKVHTQLRKVNEKAYDPVMVAIGPYHRGKDDLRLMEDHKLRYLQLLLQRRNESSVETYIKAIRELEGRARRYYAEPISLTTDEFVEMMLLDGCFIIELFRKFARTDLRGDQCDPIFRLDWMFFNLKRDLLLFENQIPFFLLTKLLEMTEVPNHQDNLIDLAVLFFQVSLLPFGYHISASSHESFIDIEHLLALLYKSVTPPSVKIEDTKEKLNSIPSATKLQEAGVKFKKLENGSFFDIKFNNGVLEIPFFNIDDGLESIFRNLIAYEQYSQNNDLNYVTNYVSFMHDLTNSPKDVELLRQRGIIENWLSDDGAVSTMFNNLGENVILSSFCYAKIFRDVNKHCQRRKNVWMANLRHKYFNGPWALILFLAAVFLLLLALMQTIFTVNGK